The Thunnus albacares chromosome 11, fThuAlb1.1, whole genome shotgun sequence genome contains a region encoding:
- the LOC122991721 gene encoding small ubiquitin-related modifier 3-like, translating into MSEEKPKEGVKTENDHINLKVAGQDGSVVQFKIKRHTPLSKLMKAYCERQGLSIRQIRFRFDGQPINETDTPAQLEMEDEDTIDVFQQQTGGAYS; encoded by the exons ATGTCCGAAGAAAAGCCAAAG GAAGGCGTGAAGACGGAGAACGACCACATTAACCTCAAGGTAGCCGGTCAGGATGGGTCGGTCGTACAGTTCAAAATCAAAAGACACACTCCGCTCAGCAAACTCATGAAGGCATACTGCGAAAGACAG GGATTGTCAATCCGTCAGATAAGGTTTAGGTTTGATGGACAGCCAATTAATGAAacagacacacctgcacag CTGGAGATGGAGGATGAAGACACTATTGACGTATTTCAACAACAGACGGGAGGAGCCTATTCTTAA